Proteins from one Niallia circulans genomic window:
- a CDS encoding methyl-accepting chemotaxis protein, translating into MRLKLKLKLGTKINLIVFAVIIVLSVVIGFLAYSEISKGIKEFAIEKAKGDLALGYNYVDSKYPGNWTVEGDKLLKGETVLNDNNQLVDLIGKETDDTVTFFLNDTRIATNVMIDGKRATGTQASQEVIDTVLTNGKSFYGEAIVVGKEYQTAYMPLKNAAGEVVGIMYVGASEAMIDSILSSFITKFIIVLIVVIVIASVVIFLFTRTIRKRLKKLTSALELAGNGDFTATVADESSDELKNLSVSYNKMADSLKVMMNEVISTSEQLASSSEELTASSEETSRATEVITESIQQVANGADQSATNVQDSADALGDVTDGIQSIAQNAQSVSAVGIKATEKAKNGGVFVDKTVQKITEIHHSVAKTGEAIKNLDSRSQEIEKITNVITDIANQTNLLALNAAIEAARAGENGKGFAVVADEVRKLAEQSQQSSAQISALIKTIQADMVQSNASMEQVTLDVQEGLEIVGQTKANFTEIMEFMESLTAQIAEMAGTSEILAEGTKGVVATVSDIRTISGQTSMHSQNVAASAEEQLASMEEIAASAQALSHLAENLKELISKFKV; encoded by the coding sequence ATGAGGTTAAAGCTTAAATTAAAGCTAGGGACAAAAATTAATTTAATTGTGTTTGCTGTAATAATTGTTTTATCCGTTGTTATCGGTTTTTTGGCATATAGTGAGATTTCAAAGGGGATAAAGGAATTTGCGATAGAAAAAGCGAAGGGTGACCTCGCGCTTGGTTATAACTATGTAGATAGTAAATACCCTGGTAATTGGACTGTCGAGGGGGACAAGCTCTTAAAGGGTGAGACTGTTTTAAATGATAATAACCAGTTAGTAGATTTGATTGGTAAGGAAACAGACGATACAGTTACATTTTTCTTAAATGATACGAGAATTGCAACGAATGTAATGATAGATGGCAAACGGGCAACAGGAACGCAAGCCTCTCAAGAAGTGATTGACACAGTATTAACAAATGGAAAATCCTTTTATGGGGAAGCAATAGTAGTCGGAAAAGAATATCAGACAGCATATATGCCGTTGAAAAATGCTGCTGGTGAGGTTGTTGGAATTATGTATGTCGGTGCTTCAGAAGCAATGATTGACAGTATTTTATCTTCTTTCATAACAAAGTTTATTATTGTGCTGATAGTGGTAATTGTCATTGCTTCTGTTGTCATCTTTTTATTTACAAGAACGATTAGAAAAAGACTCAAAAAGCTTACTTCTGCATTGGAACTAGCAGGAAACGGAGATTTTACGGCGACTGTTGCTGATGAATCCTCTGATGAGTTAAAAAATCTATCTGTTAGCTACAATAAAATGGCCGACAGTTTAAAAGTAATGATGAATGAAGTGATATCGACATCTGAGCAGCTTGCATCTTCCTCTGAAGAGTTGACTGCAAGCTCAGAAGAGACGAGCAGAGCTACAGAAGTGATTACTGAGTCTATCCAGCAGGTTGCAAATGGTGCAGACCAATCAGCAACAAATGTACAAGACAGCGCTGATGCGCTTGGAGATGTGACAGATGGAATTCAATCTATTGCCCAAAATGCTCAATCTGTGTCTGCTGTTGGCATAAAGGCAACAGAAAAGGCCAAAAATGGTGGGGTTTTTGTAGATAAAACAGTCCAAAAGATTACAGAAATCCATCATTCTGTTGCGAAAACTGGTGAAGCAATTAAAAATCTTGATTCACGTTCACAAGAAATTGAGAAAATCACAAATGTCATTACAGATATTGCTAACCAGACGAATTTATTAGCATTAAATGCAGCGATTGAGGCGGCAAGAGCAGGAGAAAATGGAAAGGGCTTTGCCGTAGTTGCAGATGAAGTCAGAAAGCTGGCAGAGCAGTCCCAACAATCGTCTGCACAGATTTCAGCACTTATTAAAACAATCCAAGCAGATATGGTGCAATCAAACGCTTCAATGGAGCAAGTCACATTAGATGTGCAAGAAGGGCTTGAAATTGTCGGGCAGACAAAAGCAAACTTTACAGAGATCATGGAATTTATGGAAAGCTTGACAGCCCAAATTGCTGAGATGGCGGGAACCTCTGAAATACTGGCAGAAGGTACAAAGGGAGTTGTGGCAACTGTTTCTGATATTCGAACGATATCTGGGCAAACATCTATGCATTCGCAAAATGTGGCTGCCTCAGCAGAGGAGCAGCTTGCATCAATGGAGGAAATCGCAGCATCTGCACAGGCATTGAGTCATTTAGCAGAAAACTTAAAAGAACTGATCAGTAAGTTTAAAGTATAA
- a CDS encoding AraC family transcriptional regulator — MNSAELRLKLESYNKMAPPDWDQIKNTYQVEPIGSINGEPLYEFNMIFDPFHNPIEDNIFISQCPPTAFVPLHIHQYIELIYVYQGRCQIIMQEDIINIQEGGIIMIDKNTPHTVMETAKEDIIIEIKLKHDYLSSSFLSRFTNRSIISQFLVDSLIDSRSANKYLYFPFEASSNFNDIMEHIMCEYFEEDAFTSGMIDAYLFIMFTELIRHSNSLTSIERNNRTEKDLIVLNLLEYIESHCKECSLTDMADQFKYHPNYISAILKKATGKSFTDLLQIQRVNKAALYLTNSLMPIPEISEEVGYSSVSFFYKKFNEIYQQTPKEYRDRNQ; from the coding sequence ATGAATAGTGCCGAATTAAGACTGAAGCTTGAAAGCTATAATAAAATGGCTCCTCCTGACTGGGACCAAATAAAAAACACCTATCAGGTTGAACCGATTGGAAGCATTAATGGCGAGCCGCTGTACGAGTTTAATATGATTTTTGATCCGTTCCATAATCCGATTGAAGATAATATCTTTATTTCGCAATGCCCTCCTACTGCCTTTGTACCATTGCATATTCATCAATACATTGAGCTGATCTATGTTTATCAAGGCAGATGCCAGATTATCATGCAGGAGGATATCATAAATATACAGGAAGGGGGAATCATCATGATTGACAAAAATACTCCCCATACGGTAATGGAAACAGCAAAAGAAGATATTATTATAGAAATAAAACTGAAGCACGATTACTTGTCTTCAAGCTTTTTAAGTAGATTCACAAACAGAAGTATAATTTCTCAATTTTTAGTAGATTCTCTGATTGACAGCCGAAGTGCAAATAAGTACCTGTATTTTCCTTTTGAAGCAAGCTCTAACTTTAATGACATTATGGAGCATATTATGTGTGAATATTTTGAGGAAGATGCCTTCACTTCTGGAATGATAGATGCTTATTTATTTATCATGTTTACGGAGTTAATCCGCCACAGCAACAGCTTAACAAGCATAGAGAGAAACAACAGGACAGAAAAGGACTTGATCGTTTTAAATTTGTTGGAGTATATAGAAAGTCACTGCAAGGAATGCAGCCTAACAGATATGGCTGATCAGTTTAAATATCATCCAAACTATATTTCTGCGATATTGAAAAAAGCAACTGGAAAGTCATTTACAGACTTGCTGCAAATCCAACGGGTTAATAAAGCGGCCCTTTACTTAACAAATTCTCTTATGCCTATTCCAGAAATTTCTGAAGAGGTAGGGTATTCGAGTGTGTCTTTTTTCTACAAAAAATTTAATGAAATATATCAACAGACTCCAAAGGAATACAGGGATAGAAATCAGTAA
- a CDS encoding MFS transporter, giving the protein MMETVVWNKTPFKRLIVAAMLGVGTSIAPLVLLGFGLSTFIVIRIVGQENATAVYGTASGITGIAVVVFGLFGGVIADKTRIRMGRRRFWMVAGSILGAISMVLLTYAATIPMFIISLCLANFFYGMVSLSCYAIVPEQVNPEKFGRVSGLIGASAPAFVMSGQMLMGVFADSTLEQKMITLIIIQLIGGIAAALLIKDNHFARTENKEKKSSGIRGFYPSFKQHPAYTWALLTKLFINFSNAGLNMLTLFYIARFHLSETKIFQIMGLTAPTIILMVGAGILGGFLSDKVKKQKPFVMGAALITALCLVAFAFSTSVAWVIVGNFIFNFGFGMYNAVDNALVNRILPSKENAAKDISIMNTTTNMASTLVSFAAPVLIAFGASTFGGDGYTMFFLVLAAFSILSAIAVLPIPEMEGKDEAGDEPIDEIIVS; this is encoded by the coding sequence ATGATGGAGACGGTTGTCTGGAATAAAACGCCTTTTAAGAGATTAATAGTAGCCGCAATGCTGGGTGTTGGCACTTCTATAGCGCCATTAGTTTTATTAGGATTTGGTCTTTCTACCTTTATTGTGATAAGAATTGTCGGACAGGAGAATGCGACTGCTGTATATGGAACTGCGTCAGGCATCACAGGAATTGCCGTTGTTGTATTTGGATTGTTTGGTGGTGTTATTGCAGATAAGACGAGGATCAGGATGGGAAGAAGAAGATTTTGGATGGTAGCGGGCAGCATTCTCGGTGCGATTTCGATGGTGCTGCTGACATATGCTGCTACTATTCCAATGTTTATTATCTCGTTATGCTTGGCGAACTTCTTTTATGGCATGGTTTCATTATCCTGTTATGCCATTGTGCCAGAGCAGGTAAATCCAGAAAAGTTTGGTCGTGTGTCAGGCTTAATTGGAGCTTCAGCACCAGCGTTTGTTATGTCAGGTCAAATGCTGATGGGAGTGTTTGCAGATTCGACGCTTGAACAGAAGATGATTACTTTAATTATTATCCAGTTGATTGGAGGCATAGCTGCAGCACTTCTTATAAAGGATAATCACTTTGCGAGAACAGAAAACAAGGAAAAAAAATCATCTGGTATTCGCGGCTTTTATCCAAGCTTTAAGCAGCATCCAGCTTATACTTGGGCACTTTTGACAAAGCTGTTCATTAATTTCTCCAATGCTGGATTGAATATGCTGACACTATTTTATATCGCTAGGTTTCACTTGAGTGAAACGAAAATTTTTCAAATAATGGGACTTACTGCGCCTACGATTATTCTAATGGTGGGAGCGGGTATTCTTGGCGGCTTTTTATCAGATAAAGTCAAAAAGCAAAAACCATTTGTAATGGGAGCAGCACTCATAACAGCACTTTGCCTTGTTGCCTTTGCTTTTTCTACAAGTGTGGCCTGGGTAATTGTCGGAAACTTCATTTTTAACTTTGGATTTGGAATGTACAATGCTGTTGATAATGCCCTTGTTAATCGTATTCTGCCTTCAAAGGAAAATGCTGCTAAGGATATTTCAATAATGAATACGACTACAAATATGGCTTCCACATTAGTCAGCTTTGCAGCACCTGTACTAATTGCTTTCGGTGCAAGTACATTCGGCGGTGATGGCTATACAATGTTCTTCTTGGTTCTTGCAGCATTCTCCATACTTTCTGCTATAGCTGTCCTTCCTATACCAGAAATGGAAGGAAAAGACGAAGCAGGTGACGAACCTATTGATGAAATAATTGTTTCCTAA
- a CDS encoding glycoside hydrolase family 1 protein, producing MTYDFPKQFLWGSATAGHQVEGNNDNSDFWAEEQVEGSPYNEKSGKAIDHYTLYKEDIALMASLGLKVFRFSIEWARIEPEPGQYSQTAINHYRDVLETCYKHNITPFVAMHHFASPKWLMQFGGWASPDVPDFFAKYCEVVFRELGDLIPYVLTMNEVNLPVMLRELFTSIGFIPPVGIERDSWTAPGWREEAAKLCGATSDQYFTFHMLSDEHSLKILRQSHQKARQAIKSVQPNTLVGLSMALSDVQSIQGGEELAAAKWQSYFSQYLPMIEEDDFFGLQNYTREVYGPDGQVQPNKEAELTQMGYEFYPEGLSNVVRKVAQSISIPIIITEHGIATDNDSRRVEFIRKGLAGLQSCLEDGIDIRGYLHWSTFDNYEWNSGYTKKFGLIEVDRTTQKRKVKESARFLGQIAKSSSLVNN from the coding sequence ATGACTTATGATTTTCCGAAGCAATTCCTTTGGGGTTCAGCAACAGCAGGGCATCAAGTGGAGGGCAATAATGATAATAGTGATTTTTGGGCAGAGGAGCAAGTCGAAGGCTCGCCATATAATGAGAAATCAGGTAAAGCCATCGATCATTACACTCTGTATAAAGAAGATATTGCCCTTATGGCCAGTCTGGGATTAAAGGTTTTTCGGTTTTCAATTGAATGGGCGCGAATTGAGCCAGAGCCAGGGCAATATTCCCAAACGGCAATTAATCATTATCGCGATGTCCTTGAAACATGTTATAAACACAATATTACCCCTTTTGTTGCAATGCATCACTTTGCCTCGCCAAAATGGTTAATGCAATTTGGCGGGTGGGCAAGCCCTGATGTTCCTGATTTTTTTGCAAAATATTGCGAAGTTGTATTTCGAGAGCTTGGTGACTTAATTCCATATGTGTTGACGATGAATGAAGTGAATCTCCCTGTCATGCTTCGAGAGCTTTTTACTAGTATCGGCTTTATTCCGCCAGTTGGAATTGAGCGAGATTCGTGGACAGCTCCTGGTTGGAGAGAGGAAGCAGCAAAGCTTTGCGGTGCAACGAGTGATCAGTATTTTACCTTTCATATGCTTTCTGATGAACATTCACTCAAAATTCTTCGTCAATCCCACCAAAAAGCTCGTCAAGCGATAAAGAGCGTCCAGCCAAACACATTAGTTGGACTGTCAATGGCGTTGTCTGATGTTCAAAGTATTCAAGGTGGAGAAGAACTAGCTGCAGCAAAATGGCAAAGTTATTTTAGTCAATATTTGCCTATGATAGAAGAGGATGATTTTTTTGGATTGCAAAATTACACAAGAGAAGTATATGGTCCAGACGGCCAAGTCCAGCCAAATAAAGAGGCAGAATTGACACAAATGGGCTATGAATTTTATCCAGAAGGACTGTCTAATGTAGTCCGTAAGGTAGCTCAGTCTATATCTATTCCAATTATTATTACGGAGCATGGAATTGCCACAGATAATGACAGCAGACGGGTCGAATTTATTCGCAAAGGATTAGCAGGCCTGCAGTCATGTTTGGAGGATGGGATTGATATAAGAGGCTATCTTCATTGGTCAACATTCGATAATTATGAGTGGAATTCAGGCTATACTAAGAAGTTTGGGTTAATCGAGGTAGACCGTACCACACAAAAACGGAAGGTGAAGGAAAGTGCGCGTTTTCTTGGACAAATTGCTAAATCCAGCTCCCTTGTTAATAATTGA
- a CDS encoding C45 family autoproteolytic acyltransferase/hydolase, which yields MKKVYADVLQFRGTHYNFGLKQGEYFKDSILVKNREKQWKVRKPKFSIDVEETKQIFARFAPLIWEEFEGYRDALGWPMERVLLEFCGYRLDIDKSGCSIYVGNDYLIRNYDYHPKTYDGRYTIFQPTDGGNAIIGPSQRGTGRMDGMNEKGLTMGYNFMNRKRPGTGFVCNMIGRLILELCGSAEEAAALLKEIPHRHSFSYVLFDKSCDTPFIVETSPRRVEVRRGYSCTNHFNVMTEENRHVLDDSKRRLEIIEENQTSNTDGEAAFKLLNDSDSGIFSKLYGAWAGTIHTSAYFPTVQKAWFALGGDQKPIEFDFAKWLEGEDLQIEKVEGLIDTDIPFVHMEQADWYK from the coding sequence ATGAAAAAAGTTTATGCAGACGTCTTGCAGTTTCGGGGAACGCATTATAATTTTGGCTTGAAACAAGGCGAGTATTTCAAGGATTCGATACTTGTTAAAAACAGAGAAAAGCAATGGAAGGTAAGAAAGCCGAAATTTTCGATAGATGTCGAGGAAACAAAACAGATTTTTGCGAGGTTTGCACCACTTATTTGGGAAGAGTTTGAAGGTTATCGTGATGCATTGGGCTGGCCAATGGAACGGGTGCTATTAGAATTCTGCGGCTATCGTCTTGATATCGACAAGTCAGGCTGTTCCATTTATGTCGGGAATGATTATTTAATTCGTAATTATGATTATCATCCGAAAACCTATGATGGCAGGTATACAATCTTTCAGCCGACAGACGGGGGAAATGCCATAATCGGGCCAAGCCAAAGAGGAACAGGCCGAATGGATGGCATGAATGAAAAGGGCTTGACGATGGGCTATAATTTCATGAATCGAAAACGTCCTGGCACAGGCTTTGTGTGTAATATGATCGGAAGGCTTATACTAGAGCTTTGCGGGTCTGCTGAAGAAGCAGCTGCTTTGCTGAAAGAAATTCCGCACCGTCATTCCTTTAGCTATGTACTGTTTGACAAAAGCTGTGACACTCCATTCATCGTCGAAACCTCCCCAAGACGAGTAGAGGTAAGAAGAGGTTATTCATGCACAAATCATTTTAATGTCATGACAGAAGAAAATCGTCATGTTTTGGATGATTCAAAACGAAGATTGGAAATTATCGAGGAAAATCAAACTAGTAATACGGACGGAGAAGCAGCATTTAAGCTGTTGAATGACAGTGATTCAGGCATATTCTCCAAGCTGTATGGAGCTTGGGCTGGAACAATCCATACTTCCGCCTATTTTCCTACCGTTCAAAAAGCGTGGTTTGCACTCGGCGGTGATCAAAAGCCTATTGAATTCGATTTTGCAAAGTGGCTCGAAGGGGAGGATTTACAGATTGAGAAAGTAGAAGGGCTTATTGATACAGACATTCCCTTTGTTCATATGGAGCAAGCTGATTGGTATAAATGA